A region of Lycium barbarum isolate Lr01 chromosome 3, ASM1917538v2, whole genome shotgun sequence DNA encodes the following proteins:
- the LOC132631696 gene encoding splicing factor-like protein 1 has product MDSQSPSVVSSEALAHYSSQNLAQYPPTENHSDSYYINNHSQNSQENNNHDTQYNSEEQKNRPLLSENGLANTNSGTDKDQSGGEEETSSRRRRRSRWDPPSNDGGRKRKSRWADDEPKPVIQLPDFMKDFTEFDPEIQALNSRLLEISRKLQSGMPLDDRPEGARSPSPEPIYDNMGIRINTREYRAREKLNRKRQEIISQIIKKNPAFKPPADYRPPKLHKKLYIPMKEYPGYNFIGLIIGPRGNTQKRMEKETGAKIVIRGKGSIKEGRLQQKGNVKPDPSENEDLHVLVEAENQESLEAAAAMVEKLLQPVDEVLNEHKRQQLKELAALNGTIRDEEFCRLCGEPGHRQYVCPSRTTTFKSDVLCKICGDGGHPTIDCPVKNTTGKKMDDEYQNFLAELGGTVPESSTKQNSATLALGQGNSGSNPPWASNNNAGGVGASSHPGLGSSVLKPKEFDEANLYIGYLPPTLEDDGLINLFSPFGTIVMAKVIKDRLSGLSKGYGFVKYADVQQANSAITSMNGHRLDGRTIAVRVAGKPPQPTVPPGPPAPAMPSYPVPNQGMGAYPSQQYAAGGPIGNAPPGGYPPPGAPVPWGPPVPPPYAQYPPPHPPGSAMYPPYGVQYPLPIPAASSGAPAQTVSACDNQQTYTSSGETQQSYPPGVQSQSSAPVHSVPTYVYGSSVTAMPPNAQPAYPTSSYSYPSYYGVAPPPPPPSVSQSNGDYSQGMSNVPWAPNPSAPAPPSSAEKPAYGADSEYEKFMSEMK; this is encoded by the coding sequence ATGGATTCCCAATCTCCTTCAGTTGTTTCTTCTGAAGCCCTAGCTCACTACTCATCACAAAACCTAGCTCAGTATCCTCCTACTGAAAATCACTCGGATTCATACTACATCAACAATCACTCCCAAAACTCTCAGGAAAACAATAACCACGACACCCAATACAATTCAGAGGAGCAAAAAAACAGGCCATTGTTGTCGGAAAATGGATTGGCAAACACTAACAGCGGCACTGATAAGGACCAATCAGGCGGCGAGGAAGAAACGAGCAGTCGAAGGAGACGAAGGAGCCGTTGGGACCCACCAAGCAATGATGGAGGGAGGAAGAGGAAGTCCAGGTGGGCTGACGATGAGCCCAAGCCCGTTATTCAATTGCCCGATTTCATGAAAGATTTCACTGAGTTTGATCCTGAAATACAAGCACTTAATAGTAGATTACTTGAAATTAGTAGGAAATTACAATCTGGTATGCCTTTAGATGATAGACCTGAAGGTGCTCGTTCGCCTTCTCCTGAACCTATATATGATAATATGGGAATTCGTATAAACACTAGGGAATATCGTGCCCGAGAGAAATTGAATAGGAAAAGGCAAGAGATTATATCCCAGATTATTAAGAAGAACCCCGCTTTTAAGCCTCCTGCTGATTATAGGCCTCCTAAGCTTCACAAAAAGCTTTATATTCCAATGAAGGAGTACCCTGGTTATAATTTTATTGGGTTGATTATTGGTCCGAGAGGGAATACTCAGAAGAGGATGGAGAAGGAGACAGGAGCCAAGATTGTAATTCGAGGCAAAGGGTCGATTAAAGAGGGTAGGTTGCAGCAAAAGGGGAATGTAAAACCTGACCCATCGGAGAACGAAGATTTACATGTGTTGGTGGAAGCTGAGAACCAGGAGTCACTTGAGGCTGCTGCTGCTATGGTGGAGAAGCTCTTGCAGCCTGTTGATGAAGTGCTTAATGAACATAAGAGGCAACAGCTTAAGGAACTTGCTGCTTTGAATGGAACAATTAGAGATGAGGAGTTTTGTAGGCTATGTGGTGAACCAGGCCATAGGCAGTATGTGTGTCCTTCTCGAACCACCACCTTTAAGAGTGATGTTCTGTGTAAAATATGTGGTGACGGGGGACATCCCACTATTGATTGTCCAGTGAAAAATACTACTGGCAAgaaaatggatgatgagtacCAGAATTTCCTGGCAGAGTTGGGAGGTACAGTTCCTGAATCATCAACAAAGCAAAACTCGGCAACGTTAGCTCTTGGCCAGGGAAATTCAGGCAGCAATCCTCCTTGGGCAAGCAATAATAATGCTGGTGGTGTTGGTGCTAGTTCACATCCTGGCTTAGGGTCAAGTGTACTCAAGCCAAAGGAGTTTGATGAGGCAAACTTGTACATAGGTTACTTGCCACCTACTCTTGAAGATGATGGTTTGATCAATTTATTCTCTCCATTTGGTACCATTGTGATGGCTAAAGTTATAAAGGATCGTCTAAGTGGTCTGAGTAAAGGTTACGGATTTGTTAAGTATGCGGATGTCCAACAAGCTAATAGTGCTATAACTAGCATGAATGGCCACCGTCTTGATGGGAGAACCATTGCTGTGAGAGTTGCAGGTAAGCCGCCTCAGCCTACTGTGCCTCCAGGCCCTCCTGCTCCGGCAATGCCTTCATATCCAGTTCCTAATCAGGGCATGGGCGCATATCCGTCCCAGCAGTATGCAGCTGGTGGTCCCATTGGCAATGCTCCCCCTGGTGGCTATCCCCCACCTGGTGCTCCAGTTCCATGGGGACCACCTGTGCCTCCACCATATGCCCAGTACCCACCTCCTCATCCTCCTGGCTCAGCCATGTATCCTCCATATGGAGTGCAGTATCCTCTTCCGATTCCAGCTGCATCTTCTGGTGCCCCTGCTCAGACTGTTTCCGCCTGTGACAACCAACAAACTTATACATCTTCTGGAGAGACACAGCAAAGCTATCCTCCTGGAGTGCAATCTCAGAGCAGTGCACCTGTTCATTCGGTTCCTACTTATGTGTATGGCAGTTCTGTCACTGCAATGCCACCTAATGCTCAACCTGCATACCCAACATCTTCATACAGCTATCCATCTTACTATGGTGTCGCACCACCACCACCTCCTCCATCTGTATCCCAGTCCAATGGGGACTATTCACAGGGTATGAGCAATGTTCCCTGGGCACCAAATCCATCAGCACCTGCACCTCCATCATCCGCGGAGAAGCCTGCTTATGGGGCGGACTCAGAATATGAGAAGTTCATGTCAGAAATGAAGTAA